In Molothrus aeneus isolate 106 chromosome 13, BPBGC_Maene_1.0, whole genome shotgun sequence, a genomic segment contains:
- the USP50 gene encoding LOW QUALITY PROTEIN: ubiquitin carboxyl-terminal hydrolase 50 (The sequence of the model RefSeq protein was modified relative to this genomic sequence to represent the inferred CDS: substituted 2 bases at 2 genomic stop codons), which translates to MAWKWKYSPKEQLEDMSSLHPGLTGLQNLENTCYMNAVLQCLCSLTPLVQYFLSGKWNTALHEEIGESATAFGCLVSDMWLGEFDFVSPEAFHSVFGKRYPAFSRRTQHDAQEFLICVLDDLHEAFKQPSQERQSSAAGASTRSSSGTSVITHLFEGQLSYAIRCLTCKALSDKPESFTVLSLPIPSTRVCSLQDCLECFFQPDTLTQNNQIHCYWCGSNQDATVKASITKAPQIIIFHLKRFAWQDKHRRKLSTTVCYPFSDLDLSPYISTSCHNNTEYSLCAVVVSFALPAFIGSALPHGADEACVGLDLMYKDLXFNICFVVRFFLPAMDIIQXQYVTEGQRHYFSFFPNIPVLKECSPGT; encoded by the exons ATGGCATGGAAATGGAAGTACTCCCCCAAGGAACAGCTGGAGGATATGAGCAGCCTGCACCCAGGGCTCACAGGGCTGCAGAACCTGGAGAACACGTGCTACATGAACGCAGTGCTGCAGTGCCTCTGCAGCCTGACCCCGCTCGTGCAGTATTTCCTCTCAGGGAAGTGGAACACAGCCCTGCACGA GGAGATTGGAGAGTCTGCGACTGCCTTTGGCTGTTTGGTGTCTGACATGTGGCTTGGAGAGTTTGACTTTGTTTCCCCTGAGGCTTTTCACTCTGTCTTTGGGAAGCGGTACCCAGCTTTTAGCAGGAGGACTCAGCATGATGCACAGGAGTTCCTCATCTGTGTCCTGGATGACCTCCACGAGGCTTTCAAGCAG CCAAGCCAGGAaagacagagctctgctgcaggagcaagCACAAGGAGTAGCAGTGGCACATCTGTTATAACACACTTATTTGAGGGACAGCTCAGTTATGCCATCAGGTGTCTGACATGCAAAGCCCTCAGTGACAAACCCGAGAGCTTCActgtcctctccctgcccatcccttccACCAGAGTGTGCTCTCTGCAG GACTGCCTGGAATGCTTTTTTCAGCCAGACACACTGACTCAGAACAACCAAATCCACTGCTACTGGTGTGGAAGCAACCAAGATGCAACAGTAAAGGCCTCCATAACCAAGGCACCACAGATCATCATCTTTCATCTAAAGAG GTTTGCCTGGCAGGACAAGCACCGAAGGAAACTCTCGACCACTGTCTGCTATCCATTCAGCGATCTGGATCTCTCTCCCTACATCTCCACATCGTGTCACAACAATACAGAGTACAGCTTGTGTGCTGTAGTGGTAAGCTTTGCCCTTCCTGCTTTTATTGGGAGTGCCCTGCCTCATGGAGCAGATGAAGCCTGTGTTGGTTTGGACTTGATGTATAAAGATTTATAATTTAATATCTGTTTTGTTGTACGCTTTTTTCTACCAGCCATGGACATAATCCAGTAACAGTACGTAACTGAAGGACAGAGACattatttctccttcttccccaACATCCCAGTTTTAAAAGAATGCTCTCCTGGCACATAA
- the USP8 gene encoding ubiquitin carboxyl-terminal hydrolase 8 isoform X1, translating to MPAVASVPKELYLSTSLKDLNKKTEVKPEKTSTKSYVQSALKIFKAAEESRLDGDEEKAYILYMKYVAVYNLIRKRPDFKQQQDYFHSILGPTNLKKALDEAEILSDSLKLRYEEAEVRKKLEERDRQELQKKQEPKDDGKSSAKNSSESAVDSKGKSQRINGETKHSLERKDQSDSLSGAVTPERLFAMMSDKNIELLIMDARKSKDYQESCIPKSISVPEEAIHPGDTAYLIEARLPEESRDSWKRRGQFHYVILLDWFSSAEDLKLGTTLQSLKDALFKWESKTILQNEPLILEGGYENWLLCFPQYTTNARVTPPQHGRTEAVTVSLDFTYPSLEEPAPVLPVVAENEEMGDNLEERLKSLNRPNIQDAAVPKSDSSFVVNPMSVTRSIPEVDRSKKPSLKIHGDNRAKPASTISDSQSGESGRIVPDRSTKPVHDGRNTLTEEEKSRVHAETAALLEKNRREKELRERQQQEQRERLKREKEEQEQKEQEQKAKEEQKEKEHKEKLQQSKEDREQKERDEQIKREQEEKEQERAHREAVEAKKQNKNEPENIGAKRIEIDKISMEEREKGTRTPETQKRALGDASQTFVTVPGKQMGVKGQPDSEAQKPGPLREDSEQDTERLKSQREPLMRARSEEMGRIVPGLPAGWVKFLDDITGTYRYYHSPTNTVQMYPPEMAPAATPPSTPPTRKAKAKVAAEREREHSKLKRSYSSPDITQAIQEEDKKRIPVTPAVNRDNKPACYTKAEISRLSASQIRNLNPVFGGSGPALTGLRNLGNTCYMNSILQCLCNAPHLAEYFNRNLYQADINRSNFLGHKGEVAEEFGVIMKALWAGQYKYISPKDFKITIGKINDQFAGYSQQDSQELLLFLMDGLHEDLNKADNRKRYKEENNDHLDDSSAAEIAWHKHKQLNESIIVALFQGQFKSTVQCLTCHKRSRTFEAFMYLSLPLASSSKCTLQECLRLFSKEEKLTDNNRFYCSHCKTRRDSLKKIEIWKLPPVLLVHLKRFSYDGRWKQKLQTSVDFPLETLDLSQYVIGPKTSLKRYNLFSVSNHYGGLDGGHYTAYCKNASKQRWFKFDDHEVSEISASSVKSSAAYILFYTSYEQRAVDMAT from the exons ATATGAGGAAGCCGAAGTTCGGAAAAAACTTGAAGAGAGGGACAGACAGGAGCTACAGAAAAAGCAAGAACCAAAAGATGATGGAAAGAGCTCAGCCAAAAACTCCTCAGAAAGTGCTGTGGATTCCAAAGGAAAAAGCCAAAGG ATTAATGGTGAGACAAAGCAttcactggaaagaaaagatcAGTCTGATAGCCTGAGTG GAGCAGTCACACCTGAGAGACTGTTTGCAATGATGTCAGACAAAAATATTGAATTGCTTATAATGGATGCTCGAAAATCAAAGGACTATCAGGAATCCTGTATTCCAAAATCCATCAGTGTCCCAGAAGAAGCTATCCATCCTGG AGATACTGCTTACCTGATTGAAGCTAGACTCCCAGAGGAGTCTAGGGATTCATGGAAGAGGAGAGGACAGTTCCATTATGTTATACTGCTAGACTGGTTTAGTTCTGCTGAAGACTTAAAGCTGGGAACAACTCTACAGAGCCTGAAAGATGCACTTTTTAAG TGGGAAAGCAAAACCATCCTGCAGAATGAGCCTTTAATTCTAGAGGGAGGTTATGAAAACTGGCTCCTTTGTTTTCCACAGTATACAACAAATGCTAGAGTAACTCCACCCCAGCATGGCAGGACTGAAGCAGTGACTGTTTCTT TGGATTTTACATATCCTTCTCTGGAAGAGCCAGCTCCTGTGCTACCTGTTGTtgctgaaaatgaagaaatgggagATAATTTGGAAGAGAGACTAAAATCACTTAACAGACCAAACATACAAGATGCTGCTGTTCCAAAATCTGACAGCTCCTTTGTAGTTAATCCCATGTCAGTTACAAGAAGTATCCCTGAG GTGGATCGTTCTAAAAAGCCTTCACTAAAAATCCATGGTGATAACAGAGCAAAACCTGCAAGTACAATCAGTGACAGCCAGTCTGGTGAGAGTGGAAGAATAGTTCCAGACCGCTCCACAAAGCCTGTGCATGATGGAAGGAACACTctgacagaagaagaaaaaagtcggGTCCATGCAGAAACTGCTGCTCTGTTAGAGAAAAACAGACGGGAAAAGGAACTGCGGGAGAGGCaacagcaggaacagagagagaggctcaagagagaaaaagaagaacaagagcaaaaagaacaagaacaaaaggcaaaagaggaacagaaggaaaaggaacacAAAGAAAAGCTACAGCAATCAAAAGAGGACAGAGAGCAGAAGGAGAGAgatgaacaaataaaaagagaacaggaggaaaaggaacaaGAAAGAGCACACAGAGAAGCAGTagaagcaaaaaagcaaaataaaaatgaaccaGAAAACATTGGTGCGAAAAGAATTGAGATTGACAAAATATCcatggaagaaagagaaaaaggaactCGAACACCAGAAACACAGAAACGGGCACTGGGTGATGCATCTCAGACCTTTGTGACTGTTCCAGGCAAG CAAATGGGGGTTAAAGGACAACCAGACAGTGAAGCTCAAAAGCCAGGACCCCTTAGAGAGGATTCTGAACAAGATACTGAAAGACTTAAA TCCCAGCGGGAGCCATTAATGAGAGCACGAAGTGAGGAGATGGGAAGGATagtcccagggctgcctgcaggttGGGTAAAG ttcCTGGATGACATCACTGGAACCTATCGCTACTATCACTCACCAACCAACACTGTTCAGATGTACCCACCAGAaatggctcctgcagccactccTCCATCAACCCCTCCCACCCGGAAAGCCAAGGCAAAGGTGGCAGCTGAGCGGGAGAGGGAACACTCCAAGCTCAAGCGCTCCTACTCGTCCCCAGATATCACCCAAGCCATCCAGGAGGAAGACAAGAAAAGAATTCCTGTCACTCCTGCAGTCAATCGTGACAATAA ACCTGCCTGTTACACTAAAGCAGAAATTTCCAGGCTCTCTGCATCGCAGATTCGCAATCTCAATCCTGTGTTTGGGGGATCGGGACCAGCTCTGACAGGACTTCGTAATCTAGGGAACACTTGCTACATGAATTCCATATTACAGTGTCTGTGCAATGCACCTCACCTGGCTGAGTATTTCAACAGAAACTTGTATCAAGCTGATATTAACAG GTCAAATTTTCTGGGACATAAAGGTGAAGTGGCTGAAGAGTTTGGTGTAATAATGAAAGCTTTATGGGCAGGACAGTATAAATATATCAGTCCAAAAGACTTCAAAATTACAATTGGGAAAATTAATGACCAGTTTGCAGGATATAGCCAACAGGACTCCCAAGAATTGCTTCTCTTTCTAATGGATGGCTTGCATGAGGACCTAAATAAA GCTGACAACAGGAAAAGatacaaggaagaaaataacGATCACCTGGATGACTCAAGTGCAGCAGAAATAGCCTGGCATAAGCACAAACAGCTCAACGAGTCCATCATTGTGGCACTGTTCCAAGGGCAGTTCAAATCCACCGTGCAGTGTCTGACGTGTCACAAGAGGTCCCGAACCTTCGAGGCTTTCATGTATCTCTCATTACCACTTGCATCCTCCAGCAAATGCACTCTGCAG gAATGCCTTAGATTGTTCTCCAAAGAAGAAAAGCTCACTGATAACAATAGATTTTACTGTAGCCATTGCAAAACTCGAAGggattctttgaaaaaaatagaaatttggaAATTACCACCTGTTCTTCTTGTGCACTTGAAACG ATTTTCCTACGATGGAAGATGGAAACAAAAGCTTCAAACTTCAGTTGATTTTCCACTGGAAACTCTTGACCTCTCTCAGTATGTTATTGGTCCAAAGACTTCCTTGAAGAGATACAATCTGTTCTCAGTATCG aatcattacGGTGGGCTGGACGGGGGGCACTACACAGCCTACTGCAAAAATGCTTCAAAACAGCGCTGGTTTAAGTTTGATGACCACGAAGTGTCCGAGATCTCGGCGTCCTCGGTGAAGTCCTCAGCTGCTTACATTCTCTTTTATACTTCCTATGAACAGCGAGCAGTAGACATGGCCACGTAA